GGGGCGTCGGCGGGCCTGTGAAGGACGGTCATGGGATCACCTTTGGTTGCGGGTACTCATCCCAGGATCGGTCCCGGGAGTTGACTCCGTGGAAAAGGCCGACGAAAAAACGCGAAATCTGTCCGGCTCGCCATGATCGCTCTAACGTTCGGATCATGGGCCCTGCCGAATCGACGACACCGACGGCGACGTCGGACGTTCGCGTGATCGGCTCGCGTATCCGACATGAGCGGCGCGCCCGGCGGATGACCCTTGCCGACCTGGGCGTCCTCGTCGCCAGTTCGCCGTCCCACCTTTCCCAGATCGAGCACGGGCACCGCGAGCCCACGCTGCGGCTGCTCGGCGCCCTCGCCGGGGCCTTCGACGTACCGCTCGACGAGCTGCTCCGGCCGGAACCGCCCAGCCATCGCGCCGCCCTGGAGCTGGCGGTGGCCGAGTCGCAGCGCGAGCCCCTCTACCGCGCCCTCGACCTGCCGCCGCTGCGCACCGGCGCGCGTGTGCCGACGCCGGTGCTGGAGCACCTCGTCGCCCTGTACGACGAGCTGCGGCGCAGGTCGCAGCGCGTGGTCGCGACACCCGAGGAGGCGCGGGCGGCGAACCGGGCGCTGCGCGAGGACATGCGGGCCAAGGACAACTACTTCCCCGAGATAGAACGGCTCGCCGGCGAGGCGCTCGACGCGGTCGGCCACCGCGGCGCCGGAGCGCTGTCGCATCGAGTGCTCCTCGCGATCGCCGCGCACTGCGGGTTCGCACCGCAGTACGTGCGCGACCTGCCGCGGTCGGCGCGCTCGGTCGTCGACCTGCGCAATCACCGGATCTACCTCGGGCAGGGCGACTGGACCGGCGGGCACGACACCCGCAGCGTGCTTCTGCAGGCGCTCGGTCATTTCGTGCTCGGTCACGAGGAGCCGCTGGACTTCGGTGCCTATCTTCGGCAGCGCACCGAGGTCAACTACTTCGCCGCGGCCGTGCTGATGCCTGAGCGGGCGGCCGTTCCGCTGCTACAGCAGGCGAAGGAGGAGCGGGCGCTCGCCGTCGAGGACGTGCAGGACATCTTCTCGGTCTCCTACGAGATGGCCGCGCACCGCTTCACCAACCTGGCGACACGGCACCTCGATCTGCGCGTCCATTTCGTCAAGAGCGGGGAGGACGGGTACATCTACAAGGCCTACGAGAACGACGGCATCGTCTTTCCGTCCGATGTGGACGGGGCGATCGAGGGACAGCGGGTGTGCCGGCACTGGGCCGCGCGCCAAGTCTTTCTCTCCGGGAAGTATCCGGGCTACGACCAGTACACCGACACGCCGACGGGGGCCTACTGGTGCTCCAGTCGCGAGGTCGGCGGGGACGATCAGCCGTTCGCCGTCACCGTCGGCGTCGCCTATCGCGATTCACGCTGGTTCCGCGGGCGCGAGACCGCCAACCGCGAGGCGTCCACCTGTCCCGACCCCGGCTGTTGCGCGCGACCGCCGGCGGCCCTGTCGGCATCGTGGGACCGGATGGCGTGGCCGTCCGCGCGGGCCCAGTCGCACGTCTTCGCGGCGGTGCCGCCCGGCGCCTTCCCGGGTGTCGATCTGACCGAGGTGTACGTGTTCCTCGAGCGGCACGCCGGGCAGGATTAGCCGTCCGTCCGGATTGACCAGACCAGTCAGACCAAACTACGATCCTCGGTACGACTGGTTTATGGAGGAGTGTCGCGTGCGGGTGACCCCGACCGTATTTCCCGGCCCCGCCGCTCTCGGCCGGGCGCTCGCCGACGTGATCGCGGCCGATCTCGCCCTCGCCGCGGAGCGCGGCCGTGCCTACCTGCTCGGGTGTCCCGGCGGCCGCAGCGCGCACAGCACCTACCAGGCCCTCGCCGAGCTGACTGCACGCCGCGCACTCGACTTGAGCCGGCTGGTCATCGTCATGATGGACGAGTACGTCGAGCGCGACGCGACCGGCTCGTTCGCCCGGATCGGGTCGTCGCTCGCGCACAGCTGCGCCCGGTTCGGGGCGGAGGAGATCGTCGGGCCGCTCAACCGGGCGGCAGGTCCCGGCCGCGGCGTCACTCCGGACCGCTACTGGATCCCAGATCCGGTCGAGCCGGAGCGCTACGACAAGCAGATCGCCGAGCAGGGCGGCGTGGACCTGTTCATCCTCGCGTCGGGGGCGAGCGACGGCCACGTGGCCTTCAATCCCGCCGGCACCGCGGCCGGATCCCGGACCCGCGTGATCCCGCTCGCGGAGGCGACCCGCCGGGACAACCTCGCGACCTTCCCGACCTTCGGCGGCCGGCTCGACGCGGTCCCGGCGTACGGCGTGACCGTCGGGGTCGGCACAATCCAGGAGCAGTCGAAGCGGGCCGTCATGGTGGCCCACGGCGCCGACAAGGCCACGACCGTGGACCGGATGCGGTTGGCCCAGCACTACGACCCGGCCTGGCCCGCCACCGTCATCACCGACTGCGCCAATCCGCAGTTGTTCATAGACTCGGCGGCCGCACCCGCCTAGCCGAGGCACCAGCCAGAAGGAGAGAAATGGCTCGAATCAGGCTCGCCTACCTCGGCGGAGGCTCGTCGCGCGCCGCGGGAACGATGGCGTCGTTCGTCCATCACGGAGCGGAGTTCGACGGGTCGGAGTTCGTCCTCATCGACCTCGATCCCGATCACCTCGAGATCGTCCGGACGATCACCGAGAAGATGGCCAAGCGCGCCGGCGTCGACATCACGGTGACCGCGACGACGGACCAGCGCGAAGGCGTGCGCGACGTCGACGCGGTCCTGTCCAGCTTCCGGCCCGGCGACTTCGCGGTGCGGGCGCTGGACGAGCGGATCCCGCTCAAGCACGGCGTCATCGGCCAGGAGACCCAGGGGCCGGGCGGAATGATGATGTCGTTGCGCTCGATCAACGTCATGAAGGGGCTGTGCAAGAACCTCTCCGAGGTGGCCCCGGGTGCGCGGATCTTCAACTACACCAACCCGGTCAACATCGTGTCGCAGGCGATCGCCGACCACACCGACATCCCGATCGCGTCCTTCTGCGAAGGCCCGATCGTCTTCCCTCCGGTCGTCGCCAAGGCGGCCGGCCTGGACCCGGCGAAGCTCGACGCCAACCTGGTGGGCGTCAACCACAACTGCTGGTCGAACGAGGCCACCTACGACGGCGCCGACGTCTTTCCGCTCCTGCGCGAGCGGTATGAGGAGCTGCGGACGCAGCCGATCGCCGACGTCAACGGGATGCGCGCGCTGCACCTCGCGGTCGCGATGGAGTCGATCCCGTCCGACTACTTCAACTACTACTACTTCCGGGACGAGGTGCTCCGCGAGCAGCAGATGGCGCGGAAGACCCGCTCGGAGGTAATCATGTCGTCGCTGCCGGACTACTGGGCGCACTACCGCGAGCAGGCCGAGAGCGATGCACCGCGACTCGACCCGGCGCGGTCCCGCGGTGGGATCCACGAGCTGGAGCTGGCGATCGATGCGATCTCCGCGTTCTACAACGACACCGGCGCCCGGCTGCCGTTCAACGTCACCAACGACGACGGCGTACTCCCGGGCTTCGATGACGAGACCGTCGTCGAGCTGTGGGGCACCGTCGACGCGAAGGGCTTCCACCCCGAGGCGCAGAAGGCGCTTCCGCACTCGGTCCGCGGGATCACCCAGCAGCTGGCCGAATACCAGATCCTGGCGGCGACCGCGGCCTGGGACGGCACCCGACCGGACGCGATCCGGGCCATGGCCGCGCACCCACTCGTGCCGTCCCTGACCGTCGCCGAGTCGCTGTACGACGAAATGGCCGCGGCCCAGGCGCCCTGGCTGCCCGAGCGCCTGCTGCGGTGACGATGAGCCGCGTTTACCTCGGCGTCGATGCCGGCAACAGCAAGACCGTCGCGTTGGCCTGCTTCTCTTCGGGACAGATCGTCGGTGCCGGCCGGTCCGGATGCGGCGACATCTACGGCGTGGCCGAGCCGGCCGACGCCGTGGTCGCCGTACTGGATGCGGTCGACG
The nucleotide sequence above comes from Mycobacteriales bacterium. Encoded proteins:
- a CDS encoding helix-turn-helix domain-containing protein → MGPAESTTPTATSDVRVIGSRIRHERRARRMTLADLGVLVASSPSHLSQIEHGHREPTLRLLGALAGAFDVPLDELLRPEPPSHRAALELAVAESQREPLYRALDLPPLRTGARVPTPVLEHLVALYDELRRRSQRVVATPEEARAANRALREDMRAKDNYFPEIERLAGEALDAVGHRGAGALSHRVLLAIAAHCGFAPQYVRDLPRSARSVVDLRNHRIYLGQGDWTGGHDTRSVLLQALGHFVLGHEEPLDFGAYLRQRTEVNYFAAAVLMPERAAVPLLQQAKEERALAVEDVQDIFSVSYEMAAHRFTNLATRHLDLRVHFVKSGEDGYIYKAYENDGIVFPSDVDGAIEGQRVCRHWAARQVFLSGKYPGYDQYTDTPTGAYWCSSREVGGDDQPFAVTVGVAYRDSRWFRGRETANREASTCPDPGCCARPPAALSASWDRMAWPSARAQSHVFAAVPPGAFPGVDLTEVYVFLERHAGQD
- a CDS encoding 6-phosphogluconolactonase, producing MTPTVFPGPAALGRALADVIAADLALAAERGRAYLLGCPGGRSAHSTYQALAELTARRALDLSRLVIVMMDEYVERDATGSFARIGSSLAHSCARFGAEEIVGPLNRAAGPGRGVTPDRYWIPDPVEPERYDKQIAEQGGVDLFILASGASDGHVAFNPAGTAAGSRTRVIPLAEATRRDNLATFPTFGGRLDAVPAYGVTVGVGTIQEQSKRAVMVAHGADKATTVDRMRLAQHYDPAWPATVITDCANPQLFIDSAAAPA